In a genomic window of Diabrotica undecimpunctata isolate CICGRU chromosome 2, icDiaUnde3, whole genome shotgun sequence:
- the LOC140434320 gene encoding uncharacterized protein — translation MPILKIYALDDQEEASVISAFPEGEHSIGRDKLNCKDKRVSRNHALITIANNSITLHSTHVNPSFYKPHGGNSIRLVKKDESVTINDGDQFAFLADAYWFKTRIEQNEINLDSSSNKRIHEENESYDNQKRAKVDNIENITEESTKSAVSDNIDNQESKGCASDSEGSIDFATSLQNEDDIPNEEDPKDTTEDNIEKPTEEKNPENTITTEDNRESILNEVEESREHNDTEDNINEINQNDESKQETKTDNGNSSTNDQSSSKTKREPCWYGAKCYRKNAAHKQAFSHPGDSDYEDNEVPECPYGTGCYRTNAIHRKQYKHTKPPAPKPVPATTKNDESEDEESGDDSPVGKQKRKAAAKAKNYAESPEDDYDLQDPFINDGSSDDFEMSDDGDDDDWQDSQEVEEESQDTRRLLKEAKKFTRKKNKK, via the coding sequence atgcctattttaaaaatatacgcCCTAGATGATCAAGAAGAAGCGTCTGTCATTTCTGCTTTTCCTGAAGGTGAACACTCAATAGGAAGAGATAAACTAAACTGTAAAGATAAAAGAGTTTCCCGAAATCATGCATTGATTACTATTGCAAATAATTCCATCACATTACATTCTACACATGTGAATCCATCATTTTACAAACCTCATGGGGGAAATAGTATCAGGTTAGTAAAGAAGGATGAATCAGTTACCATAAATGATGGAGACCAATTTGCTTTTTTGGCAGATGCATATTGGTTTAAGACGAGAATTGAgcaaaatgaaattaatttagaTTCAAGTAGCAATAAAAGAATCCATGAGGAGAATGAAAGTTATGATAACCAAAAACGAGCAAAAGTTGATAACATAGAAAATATTACTGAAGAAAGTACAAAATCCGCAGTTAGTGACAATATTGATAACCAAGAAAGTAAAGGATGTGCATCAGACTCTGAGGGAAGTATAGACTTTGCCACTTCACTGCAAAATGAAGATGATATCCCAAATGAAGAGGATCCAAAAGATACTACTGAAGACAATATAGAAAAACCAACAGAGGAAAAAAATCCAGAAAATACAATAACAACTGAAGATAACAGAGAAAGTATATTAAATGAAGTAGAAGAATCAAGGGAACATAATGATACGGAAgataatataaatgaaataaatcaAAATGATGAAAgtaaacaagaaacaaaaactGATAATGGCAACTCCAGTACAAATGATCAATCATCTAGTAAAACAAAACGAGAGCCTTGTTGGTACGGTGCAAAGTGTTACCGAAAAAATGCAGCTCATAAACAGGCATTTAGCCACCCTGGTGATTCAGATTATGAAGATAATGAGGTACCTGAATGTCCTTACGGCACTGGTTGTTACAGAACAAATGCTATTCACAGAAAACAGTATAAACACACTAAACCACCAGCGCCTAAACCAGTACCTGCAACTACAAAGAATGATGAATCTGAAGATGAAGAAAGTGGTGATGATTCTCCAGTAGGGAAGCAAAAGAGAAAAGCTGCTGCTAAAGCTAAAAATTATGCAGAATCTCCTGAAGATGACTATGACTTGCAAGATCCATTCATTAATGATGGAAGTAGTGATGACTTTGAAATGTcagatgatggtgatgatgatgattggcAAGATTctcaagaagttgaagaagaaagtCAAGACACAAGGAGGCTTCTAAAGGAAGCCAAGAAATTCACAaggaagaaaaataagaaataa